One window of Armatimonadota bacterium genomic DNA carries:
- a CDS encoding 50S ribosomal protein L25 — protein MRLSLQAETRKDFRKSYTKKLRNDGKIPATLYGKGVQSKSIELSLEDMVQLLKTPGGRLALIDLKVDGKLEKGHPAMIQDIQREPVGKKIRHVDFHRISMDEPVQASIPISIIGIAPGIAAGGVTEQPVSEVTVKALPDKIPSHIDVDISHLELGDAVHVGDLQIPEG, from the coding sequence ATGAGACTCTCACTCCAGGCGGAGACGAGGAAAGATTTCCGCAAGAGCTACACCAAGAAGCTCCGCAACGACGGCAAGATACCGGCGACCCTGTACGGCAAGGGCGTGCAGTCGAAGTCCATCGAGCTCAGCCTCGAGGATATGGTCCAGTTGCTCAAGACGCCGGGAGGACGCCTCGCCCTCATTGACCTGAAGGTTGACGGCAAGCTGGAGAAGGGCCACCCGGCCATGATACAGGACATCCAGAGAGAGCCCGTCGGCAAGAAGATCAGGCATGTGGACTTCCACAGGATCTCGATGGACGAGCCGGTCCAGGCGAGCATACCGATCAGCATCATAGGCATAGCGCCGGGAATCGCCGCGGGCGGCGTGACGGAGCAGCCGGTGAGCGAAGTGACGGTCAAGGCCCTGCCGGACAAGATTCCGAGCCACATTGACGTGGACATCTCGCATCTCGAGCTCGGCGACGCCGTGCACGTCGGGGACCTGCAGATCCCGGAGGG
- a CDS encoding ADP-ribosylglycohydrolase family protein produces the protein MTRALFIALAAIILLGGIASAAEYRELTARDYTDKMKAGWLGQMIGVVYGGPTEFKAQRRIYEDDIPAWRPERIVESLGQDDIYVEMSFLEAIEKYGLDITWEEAGKAFAGTGFKLWHANKQGRENVRAGIMPPASGHKDNNPHCDDIDFQIEADLFGLLNPGMPQSANTLGERFGRIMNYGDGLYGGMFVAAMYSHAFFESDVPKVVDLALRSIPLTSTYSAAIRDVIRWHRKNPTDWRATWKQIEDKWVAHPTGRCSTGNFNIDARVNGAYIVMGLLYGEGDLEKTMEISTRCGQDSDCNPSNAAGILATIKGFDALPERYKSGLPLMADKLFSHTPYTFDGVVAATERIAREQIVRAGGSVKTVAGEEVFLVPVQRPKSPRLER, from the coding sequence TTGACGAGAGCCCTTTTCATAGCCCTTGCCGCGATCATCCTGCTCGGCGGGATCGCATCGGCTGCCGAGTATCGCGAGTTGACGGCCCGCGACTACACGGACAAGATGAAGGCCGGGTGGCTCGGCCAGATGATCGGCGTCGTCTACGGCGGGCCGACCGAGTTCAAGGCGCAGAGACGCATCTACGAGGATGACATCCCCGCGTGGAGGCCCGAACGCATCGTCGAATCGCTCGGGCAGGACGACATTTACGTCGAGATGAGCTTCCTGGAAGCGATCGAGAAGTACGGCCTCGACATCACATGGGAGGAAGCCGGAAAGGCATTTGCCGGGACCGGGTTCAAGCTCTGGCACGCGAACAAGCAGGGCAGGGAGAACGTGCGCGCGGGCATCATGCCGCCTGCATCGGGGCACAAGGACAACAACCCGCACTGCGACGACATAGACTTCCAGATCGAGGCCGACCTCTTCGGCCTGCTCAATCCCGGGATGCCGCAGTCTGCAAACACCCTCGGGGAGCGTTTCGGGCGGATCATGAACTACGGCGACGGGCTCTACGGCGGGATGTTCGTGGCAGCGATGTACTCTCACGCGTTCTTTGAGAGCGACGTGCCGAAGGTCGTTGATCTCGCTCTCAGGTCCATACCGCTGACGAGCACTTACTCCGCCGCCATCCGCGACGTGATACGCTGGCACAGAAAGAACCCGACCGACTGGCGCGCAACGTGGAAACAGATCGAGGACAAGTGGGTGGCGCATCCCACGGGCCGCTGCTCGACGGGCAACTTCAACATAGACGCCCGGGTGAACGGCGCATACATCGTCATGGGCCTTCTCTACGGCGAGGGCGACCTCGAGAAGACGATGGAGATCTCGACGCGGTGCGGGCAGGACTCCGACTGCAATCCGTCGAACGCGGCCGGCATCCTGGCGACGATCAAGGGTTTCGACGCGCTGCCGGAGAGGTACAAGTCCGGGCTGCCGCTGATGGCGGACAAGCTGTTCAGCCACACACCGTACACGTTCGACGGGGTGGTTGCGGCGACGGAGAGGATCGCGCGGGAGCAGATCGTGCGCGCGGGCGGGTCGGTCAAGACTGTCGCCGGCGAAGAGGTCTTTCTGGTCCCGGTCCAGCGCCCGAAGTCCCCGAGGCTCGAGCGGTAG
- a CDS encoding SIS domain-containing protein: protein MAFLDEVAQHGKVLRDLIEFYRGGSGADLLTSAARAMSRRPRSLTFTGMGTSEFAPLIIRDYLGDKCPVPVVIWEAGELLHCGIESIRDDDVLIAVSQSGESVETRNVVRRLRELRALITVTNDADSTMARISRLDLPMLAGEEASISNKTYANSMAVLLILSRALAYREADAVLDSLDTIADGMDTFLANRRSEIDEAASLLKDARTVYFVSRGPAMAAARQAALTFQEGAHVFTTALPGGSMRHGPFEIVGPGHHAVVFAPEGHGGDLVRSMAREMAELGTKVVLMTAVEVEGQENLASIVLSPGDPELFSLACAVPQELLLDRMASDRGLTAGVFRRGAKITARE from the coding sequence ATGGCTTTCCTTGATGAAGTGGCTCAACACGGCAAGGTCCTGCGCGACCTCATCGAGTTCTACCGGGGCGGCAGTGGCGCCGACCTTCTGACGTCCGCCGCGCGCGCTATGTCCCGGCGGCCCAGGAGCCTCACCTTCACAGGCATGGGGACGTCGGAGTTCGCCCCGCTCATCATCCGCGACTATCTTGGCGACAAGTGCCCCGTGCCCGTGGTCATCTGGGAGGCGGGCGAACTGCTCCACTGCGGCATCGAGAGCATCCGCGACGACGATGTGCTGATCGCCGTCTCGCAGTCGGGCGAGAGCGTGGAGACTCGCAACGTCGTCCGCCGCCTGCGGGAGCTTCGCGCTCTCATCACCGTCACCAACGACGCCGATAGCACGATGGCGCGCATCTCCCGCCTCGACCTGCCGATGCTCGCCGGCGAGGAGGCCTCGATATCGAACAAGACCTACGCGAACAGCATGGCCGTCCTGCTGATCCTGAGCCGCGCGCTCGCGTATCGGGAGGCCGATGCCGTCCTGGACTCGCTCGATACGATCGCGGACGGGATGGACACCTTCCTCGCGAACCGGCGATCGGAGATAGACGAGGCCGCATCCCTGCTCAAGGACGCGCGGACCGTCTACTTCGTCTCGCGCGGTCCGGCGATGGCGGCTGCAAGGCAGGCGGCGCTCACCTTTCAGGAAGGCGCGCACGTCTTCACGACCGCGCTCCCCGGCGGGAGCATGAGGCATGGGCCATTCGAGATTGTCGGCCCGGGGCATCACGCGGTCGTGTTCGCCCCCGAGGGTCACGGCGGTGACCTGGTTAGGAGCATGGCGCGCGAGATGGCGGAACTCGGCACCAAGGTCGTGCTGATGACCGCCGTCGAGGTCGAAGGGCAAGAGAATCTGGCGAGTATCGTGCTCTCACCCGGCGATCCGGAGTTGTTCTCTCTCGCCTGCGCCGTGCCGCAGGAGCTTCTGCTCGATCGGATGGCATCCGACCGAGGCTTGACCGCGGGCGTCTTCCGGCGCGGAGCAAAGATCACCGCCAGGGAATGA
- a CDS encoding DUF1003 domain-containing protein produces the protein MLRRIETLPRSLTTTVFEGPRSKRGGPAVAENPEPTGPAAAYRHDHPPVRNVNVEYEQQRTPGQRVADTVTAVIGSWPFIITQSLFLILWMAVNVYLAVMIKLHPGYLHAWDPYPFILLNLVLSFQAAYTGPIVMMSQNRQSEKDRLAAQHDFEINVKAEEEVETILRQLAHQEQLIIEILKQTNAEGQAPAASAKDDSIQELVRRVEQNDKSIRLLLEKMS, from the coding sequence ATGCTCCGGCGGATAGAGACTCTCCCGCGGAGCCTGACTACTACCGTGTTCGAAGGACCGAGATCGAAGAGAGGAGGACCTGCCGTGGCAGAGAATCCCGAGCCCACGGGGCCGGCGGCGGCATACAGACACGATCATCCGCCGGTCCGAAACGTGAACGTGGAGTACGAGCAACAGCGCACGCCCGGACAGCGCGTGGCCGACACGGTGACCGCCGTGATCGGCAGTTGGCCGTTCATCATAACGCAGAGCCTGTTCCTGATCCTATGGATGGCGGTCAACGTCTACCTGGCCGTGATGATCAAACTGCACCCGGGCTACCTTCACGCGTGGGACCCCTATCCCTTCATCCTGCTGAATCTCGTGCTCAGCTTCCAGGCCGCGTACACCGGGCCGATCGTCATGATGAGCCAGAACCGGCAATCGGAGAAGGACCGCCTGGCAGCCCAGCACGATTTCGAGATCAACGTCAAGGCCGAAGAGGAAGTCGAAACCATCCTGAGACAGTTGGCTCACCAGGAGCAACTCATCATCGAGATCCTCAAGCAGACGAACGCCGAAGGGCAGGCGCCCGCGGCGAGCGCGAAGGATGACAGCATACAGGAACTGGTTCGACGCGTCGAGCAGAATGACAAGAGCATTCGGCTACTTCTGGAGAAGATGAGCTAG
- a CDS encoding nitroreductase family protein, producing the protein MDAIECLKTRRSVRAYQNRPVPKEIIEDIVDCGRLAASAINVQPWAFVAVTDSGVKKQIADISDHGQFIEQAGACIAVFCLNGKYYLEDGSAATQNILNAARAHGLGSCWVAGDKKEYAPRIGQLLGVPEDRNLVSLIAVGYPEQTPSPAKRALAEVLHWERFGGCSGG; encoded by the coding sequence ATGGATGCCATAGAGTGCCTGAAGACCAGGAGGAGCGTGCGGGCGTATCAGAACAGGCCCGTGCCGAAGGAGATCATCGAGGACATCGTTGACTGCGGACGGCTCGCGGCGTCGGCGATAAACGTCCAGCCGTGGGCGTTCGTCGCCGTGACGGATTCCGGCGTGAAGAAGCAGATCGCGGATATCAGCGATCACGGCCAGTTCATCGAGCAGGCAGGCGCGTGCATCGCGGTCTTCTGCCTGAACGGGAAGTACTACCTGGAGGACGGCTCGGCGGCAACCCAGAACATCCTGAACGCGGCGCGCGCCCACGGGCTCGGCTCTTGCTGGGTCGCGGGCGACAAGAAGGAGTACGCGCCCCGGATCGGGCAGTTGCTCGGCGTGCCGGAGGACCGCAACCTCGTCTCGCTGATCGCGGTCGGCTACCCGGAACAGACGCCCAGCCCGGCGAAAAGGGCGCTCGCAGAGGTGCTCCACTGGGAGCGCTTCGGCGGATGCTCCGGCGGATAG
- a CDS encoding M6 family metalloprotease domain-containing protein — MISNRSCRPASWLSILLSVAFLSSAARAVYVREMPVKLMQPDGQEIQAYVTGDEFYRSVHDRNGYVIVPDAKGECYVYAVKVGDTIGPSAYVVGKSDPVQLELVPNVRPSEKILAEYRAERLSVFAAPSRSINSGTPTTTVINNIVIFVRFSGESEFGDPITTYQGLFTNFGTGVNSMRAYYREASYNLLDVSSTFYPAPSGGMVVSTVDSHPRGYYRPWSAANTIGYTNNTERNTRHTALLKNAAAAIAGQVPADLDIDEDDDGNVDDVCYMFSGTSDNWADLLWPCCGALSGDTVYIRGKRVWTFNQQFRDWMFGSRAVGVLAHEMFHALGAPDLYHYREDQQFLTPAGPWDLMENDRNPPQHMTAYMKYKYGGWIGAIPQITTAGTYTLHPITSSTNNCYKIASPNSATEYFVVEYRRKTGTFESSIPGSGLIVYRINPAYNGNADGPPDELYIYRPGGTTDKNGTVNSANYSEVVGRTQINDYTNPKSFLSSGANGGLDISNVGAPGDTITFQIGINQALTPSLSPDGGVYATGQTVTVTCATPGATIRYTTNGSEPTVLSPVIASGGTISVGSTQTVKAKAWATGLNPSFTKSAKYAIQNRVYVDFDSPGPTLDGTSWATAFHLVQDAIDVANAGVDVWVASGTYVENITMKDDVSLYGGFRGTETALSQRNWVKYVTTLDGGGDGTVVTIPSDASSSTRLEGFTIRNGIGTVGWDGKRTGGGIRTGYAVEARIAFNIIKSNSADSGGGIFCDDMAKAQIYNNVIHSNTATDGAGIHCHFEAYTSIVGNTIAYNTGSGNGGAIYLDDIYSIYQPTIKNNMIAWNSSGIYVDNPMSAPVVQTNCLWGNTAYAYQGIPDQTGSNGNISAYPIFADSAAGDFHLRPGSGGIDVGSTMNLPLFTDRDGGDRAWDGNQDGTVLVDCGAYEFRRYYVKYDSPGVQDASSWTKALHTIQPALDAAVWPDEVWVARGTYNQHITLKDGVALYGGFAGTETSLGSRFWWQNETVLDGAGAPGSVVIVPVYAGPATRLDGFTVMNGSATNGGGLWCGSGSSAAIANNKIGPNNAAYGAGVYCDYSGVLLANNLFTSNTASVAGGAMYLSYSPATVSYNTIVANTAPGGGGGIVCYHSDPAISSNIVAFNSQGVYGVTASPTFSNNDVYGNAGGDYSGVADPTGAGGNLSADPRFLGRSDGDYHLTDGSPCIDTARHTDRPISDLDGRGRSIDGDGSGTGLADIGAYEFRRVYVKWDSSGGFFDGSAWPTAYHTVTDGLNAARSGDEIWVAGGTYNERITLRDGAALYGGFSGSETSRIRRNWPVNETILDAGAGGRVVMVPAGSKPSTRIDGFTLRNGRTTMYGGGIYIDQQSRACVENNRIIGNSSSGVTSGCGGGIYSYIASPTIVNNVIAGNSATGSAMGTYRGGGVCLSGAAPTVINNTIIGNSANYLKTGGDGGGLYLESTSAVLRNNIVAFNSSGICKNTAGAPALDHNDVYGNTSYNYSNLAAGSGDISSDPLFVSKVGGDYHLLAGSHCIDRGAGTDAPGADLDGLIRPLDGDGDGTPVVDIGAYESPADLAGAKKSLADGQPVAFAGVSVTGCFPGDLTQVYVGKPDRSSGIRVDYVGPALAEGQIVSVLGVMATAPSGERYVNAADGSIKLAGGSLVLNPLGLTNRAMGGSASGLQRGVAGSSGPNNVGMLVKTWGRVTGTESGLAWLDDGSGVSSLLSPIGIRTDLSPSGLPKLAANQIVEITGISSIAQIGRGVYCSLLRPRQASDIVVLQTPVAYVYNSDSAGASEFKALLDSEGFPTDLIGVSGVATADLSRYALIILGWDSGSWTNSAAVANVNSSLKPVVGVETGGANFFGKLSLNIAVNSYYTGNIMMAMQSSSPMYHQPFEVAISPVGAVTVSTNASGWYGYKVMSPVPAGVEAFGSRVGDLNGIMLARESGRFLYWPFRDKPSLLTDDGRHLFINACWYALR; from the coding sequence ATGATCAGCAACAGATCCTGCCGGCCAGCGTCGTGGCTCTCGATACTGCTTTCGGTCGCTTTCCTCTCTTCCGCCGCCCGAGCCGTCTACGTCCGGGAGATGCCCGTCAAGCTCATGCAGCCGGACGGGCAGGAGATACAAGCCTACGTCACCGGCGACGAGTTCTACCGCTCTGTACACGACAGAAATGGCTATGTGATCGTACCGGATGCCAAGGGTGAGTGCTACGTCTACGCAGTCAAGGTCGGCGATACCATCGGTCCGTCGGCGTATGTGGTAGGCAAGAGCGATCCGGTTCAGCTCGAGCTCGTGCCGAACGTCCGCCCGTCGGAGAAGATTCTCGCGGAATATCGAGCAGAGCGCCTCTCAGTATTCGCCGCGCCGAGCAGGAGCATCAACTCGGGCACGCCGACGACCACCGTGATCAACAACATAGTGATCTTCGTGCGGTTCAGCGGCGAGTCGGAGTTCGGCGATCCTATCACGACGTATCAGGGACTCTTCACCAACTTCGGGACCGGCGTCAACTCAATGCGCGCCTACTATCGCGAGGCGTCCTACAACCTGCTGGACGTCAGCTCGACTTTCTACCCCGCCCCGTCCGGCGGCATGGTCGTCTCCACGGTGGACTCCCATCCCAGGGGATACTATCGGCCGTGGAGCGCGGCGAATACCATCGGCTATACCAACAACACGGAGCGCAACACCCGGCACACCGCATTGCTGAAGAATGCGGCCGCGGCTATTGCCGGTCAGGTGCCCGCCGACCTCGACATCGACGAGGACGACGACGGCAACGTGGACGACGTCTGCTATATGTTCTCCGGCACATCGGATAACTGGGCCGATCTGCTCTGGCCGTGCTGCGGCGCGCTCAGCGGCGACACCGTCTACATCCGGGGAAAGCGCGTCTGGACGTTCAATCAGCAGTTCCGCGATTGGATGTTCGGCAGCAGAGCGGTTGGCGTGCTCGCGCACGAGATGTTCCATGCGCTCGGCGCTCCGGACCTCTACCACTACAGGGAGGACCAGCAGTTCCTTACCCCGGCCGGGCCTTGGGACCTGATGGAGAACGACCGGAACCCTCCTCAGCACATGACGGCGTACATGAAGTACAAGTACGGCGGCTGGATCGGCGCGATCCCGCAGATCACTACAGCCGGCACGTACACGCTCCATCCGATCACGTCGTCCACGAACAATTGCTACAAGATCGCCTCGCCGAACTCTGCCACCGAGTACTTCGTGGTGGAGTATCGCAGGAAGACCGGTACCTTCGAAAGCTCGATCCCCGGTTCGGGACTCATCGTGTACCGGATCAACCCGGCGTACAACGGAAATGCCGACGGCCCGCCGGATGAGCTTTACATCTATCGCCCGGGCGGCACCACCGATAAGAACGGCACGGTGAACTCCGCGAACTACAGCGAAGTCGTGGGCCGGACGCAGATCAACGACTATACCAACCCGAAGAGCTTCCTCAGTTCCGGTGCGAACGGCGGCCTCGATATCTCCAATGTCGGCGCGCCGGGCGATACCATCACATTCCAGATCGGCATCAACCAGGCGCTGACACCGAGTCTCAGCCCCGACGGCGGAGTCTACGCGACCGGGCAGACCGTGACGGTCACCTGCGCGACGCCGGGAGCCACCATCCGCTACACGACGAACGGATCCGAGCCGACGGTGCTTTCGCCGGTCATCGCGTCCGGGGGAACGATCAGCGTCGGTTCGACCCAGACGGTCAAGGCGAAGGCATGGGCCACCGGGCTGAACCCGAGTTTCACCAAGTCGGCGAAGTATGCCATCCAGAACCGCGTCTACGTAGACTTCGACTCGCCGGGTCCGACCCTGGACGGCACCTCCTGGGCCACCGCCTTCCACCTGGTTCAGGATGCGATTGACGTCGCCAATGCGGGTGTTGACGTGTGGGTTGCGTCGGGTACGTACGTCGAGAACATCACCATGAAGGACGACGTTTCGCTCTACGGTGGGTTCAGGGGCACGGAGACTGCTCTCAGCCAGCGAAACTGGGTCAAGTACGTTACGACACTGGATGGCGGCGGAGACGGAACGGTGGTGACAATCCCGAGCGATGCTTCCTCCTCAACCAGGCTGGAGGGCTTCACCATTCGGAACGGGATAGGTACTGTCGGATGGGACGGCAAGCGCACCGGCGGCGGCATACGCACCGGCTACGCGGTTGAGGCCAGGATCGCCTTCAACATCATCAAGTCGAATTCGGCCGATTCGGGCGGCGGAATCTTCTGCGACGACATGGCCAAAGCCCAGATCTACAACAACGTCATACACTCGAATACCGCGACGGACGGCGCAGGCATCCACTGTCACTTTGAGGCATACACGTCCATCGTTGGCAATACTATCGCCTACAATACGGGGTCAGGCAACGGCGGAGCCATCTACCTCGATGACATATACAGCATATACCAGCCGACGATCAAGAACAACATGATTGCCTGGAACAGCTCGGGAATATATGTGGATAATCCGATGTCGGCTCCAGTCGTTCAGACCAACTGCCTCTGGGGCAACACCGCCTATGCCTATCAGGGCATACCCGACCAGACCGGCTCGAACGGCAACATCTCCGCCTATCCGATCTTCGCTGATTCCGCGGCGGGCGACTTCCACCTCCGCCCCGGCTCGGGTGGCATTGATGTGGGCTCGACAATGAACCTGCCTCTTTTCACCGACCGCGACGGCGGAGACCGGGCCTGGGACGGCAATCAGGACGGTACGGTTCTTGTTGACTGCGGGGCCTACGAGTTCAGGCGGTACTATGTGAAGTACGACTCGCCGGGTGTCCAGGACGCGAGTTCCTGGACGAAGGCTCTGCACACGATCCAGCCGGCGCTGGACGCGGCGGTCTGGCCGGACGAGGTCTGGGTCGCGCGTGGCACCTACAACCAGCACATCACTCTTAAGGACGGCGTGGCTCTCTATGGAGGGTTCGCCGGAACGGAGACCAGCCTGGGCTCGCGATTCTGGTGGCAGAACGAGACAGTCCTCGACGGCGCGGGCGCCCCGGGTTCCGTGGTGATCGTCCCAGTATACGCCGGCCCTGCGACACGACTCGACGGCTTCACGGTGATGAACGGGAGCGCGACCAACGGCGGTGGGCTCTGGTGCGGCAGCGGATCGTCCGCGGCCATCGCAAACAACAAGATAGGCCCGAACAATGCCGCATACGGGGCCGGAGTCTACTGCGATTACTCGGGCGTCCTGCTCGCGAATAACCTGTTCACGTCGAATACCGCATCCGTGGCTGGTGGGGCGATGTATCTCTCGTACTCTCCCGCGACCGTGAGCTACAACACGATCGTCGCCAACACAGCTCCGGGTGGGGGCGGCGGTATCGTCTGCTATCACTCCGACCCGGCGATCTCGAGCAACATCGTGGCGTTCAACAGCCAGGGCGTCTACGGCGTGACCGCGTCGCCGACATTCAGCAACAACGATGTCTACGGTAACGCCGGCGGAGACTACTCCGGGGTAGCAGATCCGACCGGCGCTGGCGGCAACCTGTCCGCCGATCCCAGGTTCCTCGGCAGATCCGACGGCGACTACCATCTCACCGACGGTTCGCCCTGCATAGACACCGCCAGGCACACCGATCGTCCGATCAGCGACCTAGACGGGCGCGGGCGCAGCATAGATGGCGATGGCAGCGGAACGGGCCTGGCGGATATCGGCGCATACGAGTTCCGGAGGGTCTACGTCAAGTGGGACTCCTCCGGGGGATTCTTCGACGGAAGCGCCTGGCCGACCGCTTACCACACCGTCACGGACGGCCTGAACGCGGCAAGGTCCGGCGACGAAATATGGGTCGCGGGCGGAACATACAACGAGCGCATTACTCTGAGAGACGGCGCCGCGCTCTACGGCGGTTTCTCGGGCTCTGAGACCTCGAGGATCCGACGGAACTGGCCGGTCAACGAAACGATCCTCGATGCCGGTGCGGGCGGCAGAGTCGTAATGGTGCCGGCGGGCTCGAAGCCGTCTACGCGCATAGACGGGTTCACGCTGCGCAACGGCCGGACAACGATGTACGGAGGAGGCATCTACATTGACCAGCAGTCCCGGGCTTGCGTCGAGAACAACCGTATAATCGGCAACTCCTCCAGCGGCGTGACTTCAGGCTGTGGCGGCGGGATCTACAGCTACATTGCGAGTCCTACGATTGTCAACAATGTGATCGCCGGCAACTCCGCGACCGGTTCTGCGATGGGTACCTATCGCGGCGGCGGCGTCTGTCTCAGCGGGGCCGCGCCTACCGTCATCAACAACACGATCATCGGCAACAGCGCGAACTATCTCAAGACCGGCGGGGACGGAGGCGGATTGTACCTCGAGAGCACCTCGGCGGTTCTCCGCAACAACATCGTCGCCTTCAACAGCTCCGGAATCTGTAAGAACACCGCGGGCGCCCCGGCGCTCGATCACAACGATGTCTACGGCAACACATCCTACAACTACTCGAACCTCGCGGCCGGATCGGGCGATATCTCGAGTGATCCACTCTTCGTCAGCAAGGTCGGTGGCGACTACCATCTCCTTGCCGGTTCGCACTGCATTGACCGTGGGGCCGGCACGGACGCCCCCGGCGCCGACCTGGACGGCCTGATCCGGCCGCTCGACGGCGACGGCGACGGTACGCCGGTCGTAGACATCGGCGCGTATGAGAGCCCCGCTGATCTCGCCGGCGCGAAGAAGTCGCTGGCCGATGGACAGCCGGTCGCATTCGCGGGTGTCTCGGTCACGGGGTGCTTCCCCGGCGATCTCACCCAGGTCTACGTGGGAAAGCCCGACCGCAGTTCGGGGATCAGGGTGGATTACGTCGGACCGGCGCTCGCCGAGGGGCAGATAGTCAGCGTCCTCGGCGTCATGGCGACGGCCCCGTCAGGCGAGCGGTATGTGAACGCGGCCGACGGTTCGATCAAGCTCGCCGGCGGTTCGCTCGTTCTCAACCCGCTCGGACTGACGAACAGGGCGATGGGCGGAAGCGCGAGCGGTCTCCAGCGCGGAGTGGCCGGAAGCTCGGGTCCCAACAACGTCGGCATGCTCGTCAAGACCTGGGGCCGCGTCACCGGCACGGAGTCCGGCCTCGCATGGCTAGACGACGGATCGGGGGTCAGCAGTCTCCTCTCGCCCATCGGCATACGGACCGATCTCTCGCCGTCGGGACTCCCGAAGCTGGCAGCCAACCAGATCGTCGAGATCACCGGGATCAGCTCGATCGCGCAGATAGGGCGGGGCGTCTACTGCAGTCTCCTGAGACCGAGACAGGCATCGGATATCGTAGTGCTGCAGACGCCGGTCGCGTATGTCTACAACTCCGACAGCGCCGGGGCGAGTGAGTTCAAAGCCCTGCTGGATAGCGAGGGCTTCCCGACCGACCTGATCGGCGTCTCGGGCGTCGCGACGGCCGATCTCTCGAGGTACGCCCTGATAATCCTCGGCTGGGACAGCGGCTCGTGGACGAACTCGGCGGCGGTGGCGAACGTCAACAGCTCGTTGAAGCCGGTCGTCGGCGTCGAGACCGGCGGCGCGAACTTCTTCGGCAAGCTGTCGCTGAACATCGCCGTGAACAGCTACTACACGGGCAATATCATGATGGCCATGCAGTCCTCGAGTCCGATGTACCATCAGCCCTTCGAGGTGGCAATCTCGCCCGTCGGGGCGGTCACCGTCTCGACCAACGCCTCCGGGTGGTACGGATACAAGGTAATGAGCCCGGTGCCGGCCGGGGTCGAAGCGTTCGGCAGCCGTGTTGGCGACCTGAACGGAATCATGCTGGCGAGAGAGAGCGGACGGTTCCTCTACTGGCCGTTCCGCGACAAGCCGAGCCTGCTGACCGACGACGGCAGGCATCTCTTCATCAACGCGTGCTGGTACGCGCTGAGATAG
- a CDS encoding sugar kinase, giving the protein MFDVIGIGYSATDYLGIVPRYPELDEKVELTQFTRQGGGPCATAMVTVARLGGRASHVGKTGDDDFGRFILDQLAAEGVDISQMVIEPGAQSQFAFIVVDADTGKRTIYWTRSEIPSLRAEEINREHVLSAKVLHVDGHDFLAAAQAVQWANEAGVPVVFDGGTARSGSEVMIEHADYAAVSRRFAKTFTGEDDPEAGARALFGGRRKLSAVTMGDEGCVFVTAGGTFYQPAFEVDVVDTTGAGDVFHGALSFGVSREWTIAETVEFASAVAAMKCTALGGRTGIPTLPQALEFLRERSEKGFWTSVSP; this is encoded by the coding sequence ATGTTCGATGTGATAGGTATCGGATACAGCGCGACGGACTACCTGGGTATCGTGCCGAGGTACCCGGAACTCGACGAGAAGGTCGAGCTGACACAGTTCACCAGGCAGGGCGGCGGCCCGTGCGCGACCGCGATGGTAACCGTGGCGCGCCTCGGCGGGCGCGCGTCGCACGTCGGCAAGACCGGTGACGACGACTTCGGGAGATTCATACTCGACCAGCTTGCCGCTGAGGGGGTTGACATATCTCAGATGGTCATCGAGCCGGGCGCGCAGTCGCAGTTCGCGTTCATCGTCGTGGATGCCGATACCGGCAAGCGGACGATCTACTGGACACGCTCGGAAATCCCGTCGCTCAGGGCGGAGGAGATCAACCGGGAGCACGTCCTCTCCGCCAAGGTGCTCCACGTCGACGGCCACGATTTTCTTGCGGCAGCACAGGCGGTTCAGTGGGCGAACGAAGCGGGCGTTCCGGTGGTGTTCGACGGAGGGACTGCCCGGTCCGGGTCCGAGGTGATGATCGAACACGCCGACTACGCCGCGGTCTCACGCCGGTTCGCGAAGACATTCACGGGTGAGGACGACCCTGAGGCGGGGGCGCGGGCGCTCTTCGGCGGTCGCCGGAAGCTCTCGGCGGTCACCATGGGCGACGAGGGATGCGTCTTCGTGACGGCCGGGGGCACGTTCTACCAGCCGGCGTTCGAGGTGGATGTAGTAGATACCACCGGCGCGGGCGACGTCTTCCACGGGGCGCTCTCATTTGGCGTGTCCAGGGAATGGACGATCGCGGAGACGGTCGAGTTCGCGAGCGCGGTTGCGGCGATGAAGTGTACCGCCCTCGGCGGACGGACGGGTATCCCCACCCTGCCCCAGGCGCTCGAGTTCCTGCGCGAGAGGTCGGAGAAAGGGTTCTGGACTTCGGTCAGCCCGTGA